A genome region from Candidatus Beckwithbacteria bacterium includes the following:
- a CDS encoding glucosaminidase domain-containing protein produces MKKLLILLIWLPSCIFLILFSFWYYQNTTMNQREEFVLLSPHQTVTSLPYKFYASLPKVLGAQTVDAYYIESQDVVPELVHNYLKKYNSPMVDTSYDLVQAARKYELDPLLLVAIAQCESNLGKKMPHETENIYECHNPFGWGIHASGTLCFDTWAEGYETVAKGLKQKYVDQGLERPEDIMQLYTPASIEKAGGSWAKCVSKFLGQLNEMRAEL; encoded by the coding sequence ATGAAAAAGCTGCTCATATTATTGATTTGGTTACCTAGCTGCATATTTCTCATTCTCTTTAGTTTCTGGTATTACCAAAATACCACCATGAACCAACGGGAGGAATTTGTGCTCCTGTCTCCTCATCAAACTGTTACCTCATTGCCATACAAATTTTATGCCTCACTACCCAAGGTTTTAGGAGCCCAAACTGTAGATGCCTACTATATAGAGTCTCAAGATGTAGTCCCGGAATTAGTTCACAACTATCTTAAAAAATACAATTCACCTATGGTTGACACTTCATATGATCTAGTCCAAGCTGCTAGAAAATACGAGCTTGATCCGTTACTTTTAGTAGCTATTGCTCAATGCGAATCTAATCTTGGTAAAAAAATGCCTCATGAGACTGAAAATATTTACGAATGTCATAACCCTTTTGGTTGGGGAATTCATGCTAGTGGCACACTATGTTTTGACACTTGGGCAGAAGGGTATGAAACTGTAGCCAAAGGATTAAAACAAAAATATGTCGATCAAGGGTTGGAAAGACCAGAAGATATCATGCAACTTTATACACCAGCTTCTATTGAAAAAGCTGGCGGTTCTTGGGCAAAATGTGTTAGCAAGTTTTTAGGACAACTTAATGAGATGCGAGCTGAATTATAA
- a CDS encoding glutamine amidotransferase: MKQAKKPILNICHLYSKSMNTYGDRGNIITLVKLCEWNEIKANVTEIEVGEKFDQKLYDMFFIGGGQDKNQERIAVDLLTKKTPLKKAVETNKVFLLVCGSYQLFGYYFKTYEGIMLKGLKILDIHTIGSTKRKIGNVIVQLNTAEEILPKTLVGFENHSGNTFLHKGTTPLGKVVKGYGNNDTDKIEGIRYKNCFGTYLHGSLLPKNPHFAKYLISLALKNKYGKDFSLDCNNDLELQAHQFILDSR; encoded by the coding sequence ATGAAACAAGCTAAAAAGCCAATATTAAACATCTGTCATCTTTACTCAAAATCCATGAATACATATGGGGATAGGGGTAATATTATTACTCTTGTGAAATTATGTGAATGGAATGAAATTAAAGCAAATGTCACAGAAATAGAAGTTGGAGAGAAATTTGATCAGAAATTGTACGACATGTTTTTTATTGGCGGCGGACAGGACAAAAACCAAGAACGCATTGCTGTTGATTTACTGACAAAAAAAACACCACTTAAAAAAGCGGTTGAAACAAATAAAGTTTTTCTTCTGGTTTGTGGGTCTTACCAGCTCTTTGGGTACTACTTTAAAACCTATGAAGGTATTATGCTTAAAGGTTTGAAAATTTTAGATATCCACACCATTGGCTCAACTAAGCGCAAAATTGGCAACGTGATCGTGCAACTAAACACAGCTGAAGAGATTCTGCCGAAAACCTTAGTTGGTTTTGAAAACCATTCTGGCAATACCTTCTTACATAAAGGGACAACTCCTTTAGGTAAAGTGGTAAAAGGGTATGGCAATAATGATACAGATAAAATTGAAGGCATCCGCTATAAAAATTGCTTTGGGACTTATTTACATGGCTCACTGTTACCCAAAAATCCTCACTTTGCCAAATATTTAATTAGCTTAGCCTTAAAAAATAAATATGGTAAAGATTTCAGTCTTGACTGCAATAATGACTTGGAGCTTCAAGCCCATCAGTTTATTTTAGATAGTAGATGA
- a CDS encoding Mur ligase family protein, giving the protein MNLQTLLAWQAGMLTKKLIVTRGKSRGETAPGLVALKFDPQFVANHQGQFDTRIIISGTNGKTTTTSMVLGILQKSKIKAVSNPSGSNLLRGIASALIDVSPKIKTAVWEIDEAALIPVTTQVKPTHILLTNLFRDQLDRYGEIDTIAKKWLKLLQALPKTILLLNRDDPSLVYIGSQLPQHKIVYFGLEPSNNKQIPTHGADAIFCPNCHKPLQYQSITYSHLGNYTCNCGFKQPKAQFVAKHLELKTSQLLFDIEDQKYLAPLSGMYNIYNSLAAIALAKNLAIQDKIIKNSLKAFTPAFGRQEIFKIGDKALQLLLVKNPTGFNEVISMLKNLGKKITIAIAINDKIADGTDVSWLWDVDFESLQPYINKVIVTGDRALDMAVRLKYAGFNPKQYLIHKDKSKALATLINQTDKNLYLLPTYTAMWEMREIIKKYKNL; this is encoded by the coding sequence ATGAATCTGCAAACTCTTCTAGCCTGGCAAGCCGGAATGCTAACCAAAAAACTTATTGTCACCAGGGGCAAAAGTAGAGGAGAAACTGCTCCAGGCTTAGTAGCTCTTAAGTTTGATCCTCAATTTGTAGCCAATCACCAAGGACAATTTGATACTCGAATCATTATCTCTGGCACTAATGGCAAAACCACTACTACCAGTATGGTTTTAGGAATTTTGCAAAAATCTAAAATTAAAGCTGTTTCCAACCCATCAGGCTCAAATCTGCTCAGAGGTATAGCTTCGGCTTTGATTGATGTGTCTCCAAAAATTAAGACTGCTGTTTGGGAAATTGACGAAGCTGCTTTAATCCCTGTTACCACTCAAGTCAAGCCGACCCATATTCTTTTGACTAATTTGTTTCGCGATCAACTCGATAGATATGGAGAAATAGATACCATCGCTAAAAAATGGCTCAAGCTTTTACAAGCTCTTCCTAAAACCATACTTTTACTCAATAGAGATGATCCTAGCTTGGTTTATATAGGAAGCCAATTACCTCAACATAAGATTGTGTATTTTGGATTAGAACCCAGTAATAATAAGCAAATTCCGACTCATGGAGCTGATGCTATTTTTTGCCCCAATTGTCATAAGCCACTGCAATACCAAAGTATTACATACTCACATCTAGGCAATTACACCTGTAATTGTGGTTTCAAACAACCTAAAGCTCAGTTTGTCGCCAAACATCTTGAGCTTAAAACTAGTCAATTATTATTTGATATAGAAGACCAAAAATACCTTGCGCCACTATCGGGAATGTACAATATTTACAATAGCTTGGCAGCCATAGCATTAGCTAAAAATCTTGCTATCCAGGATAAAATTATCAAAAATAGTCTTAAGGCATTTACACCAGCTTTTGGTAGACAGGAAATTTTCAAAATAGGAGACAAGGCCTTACAACTGCTTTTAGTCAAAAACCCCACTGGATTTAATGAAGTAATCAGCATGCTCAAAAATCTTGGTAAAAAAATTACTATCGCTATAGCTATCAACGACAAAATCGCTGATGGGACTGATGTTTCTTGGCTATGGGATGTGGATTTTGAAAGTTTACAACCTTACATCAACAAAGTGATTGTTACTGGTGATCGAGCTTTAGACATGGCAGTCCGGCTCAAATATGCTGGTTTTAATCCTAAACAATATCTAATACATAAAGATAAAAGCAAGGCTTTAGCTACTTTAATTAATCAAACTGATAAAAATCTTTATCTTTTGCCTACTTATACAGCTATGTGGGAAATGCGGGAAATTATAAAAAAATATAAAAATCTATGA
- a CDS encoding TetR/AcrR family transcriptional regulator has protein sequence MNQNQKTNNKQKILNAAIECIEQYGLEKVTVRNVAQAAKVNIAAINYYFGSKDKLLHEVLRQTLHEAFINNIHDYLQKNDIGKNDLADFFAHNLEGMINYPHIVKAHFHDAYIDNNYKGMAMSRLHIFLESMQSKIKRVSKEKDEALQFSLIQIFSAVFMIGLFPSLYQKFLSLDLKNEQVRKKYINHLLDHYLIN, from the coding sequence ATGAATCAAAATCAAAAAACAAATAACAAACAAAAAATCTTAAATGCGGCGATTGAGTGCATTGAGCAATATGGTCTGGAGAAAGTTACAGTTCGAAATGTTGCACAAGCCGCTAAGGTTAATATTGCCGCTATTAACTACTATTTTGGTAGTAAAGATAAACTTTTGCATGAAGTTTTAAGACAAACTTTGCATGAAGCTTTTATCAATAATATCCATGACTATCTTCAAAAAAACGATATTGGAAAAAATGATTTAGCTGATTTTTTTGCTCATAACCTAGAAGGTATGATCAATTATCCTCATATTGTTAAAGCTCACTTCCATGATGCTTATATTGATAATAACTATAAAGGCATGGCCATGAGTCGTCTGCATATATTTTTGGAATCAATGCAATCAAAAATTAAGAGGGTGTCTAAAGAAAAAGATGAGGCTTTACAGTTTTCATTGATACAAATTTTTTCAGCAGTTTTTATGATTGGTTTATTTCCTAGTTTGTACCAAAAATTTCTTAGTCTGGATTTAAAAAATGAACAAGTTAGAAAAAAGTACATCAATCATTTACTTGATCATTATTTAATAAACTAG
- a CDS encoding phage holin family protein gives MIGKIITNTVVSALAVFATAYLLSGVTVDGFLTALIVALVLGIINAILKPILLILTLPINILTLGLFTFVINAALVLLASHLISGFAVAGFFWALLFSFVVSVINSLLGSLLK, from the coding sequence ATGATTGGAAAAATTATTACTAATACAGTTGTGAGTGCTTTAGCAGTTTTTGCCACTGCTTATCTTTTATCTGGAGTGACTGTTGATGGTTTTTTGACAGCTTTGATAGTAGCGCTTGTATTAGGAATTATCAATGCAATTTTGAAACCTATTTTACTTATTCTCACTTTACCAATAAATATTTTGACATTAGGCTTATTTACCTTTGTGATTAATGCTGCTTTGGTTCTACTGGCTTCTCATCTCATTTCTGGTTTTGCAGTAGCTGGTTTTTTCTGGGCACTTTTATTTAGTTTTGTTGTGTCCGTCATTAATTCCCTGCTCGGTTCTTTGCTTAAGTAA
- a CDS encoding A/G-specific adenine glycosylase, with product MKTLKTKNIKLFQSFIWNFYAHFGRDFPWRQTTNPYHILVSEIMLQQTQANRVIPKYEAFIKNFPTLEKLANAEFKTLLYYWQGLGYNRRALYLQQLAQAIIKKYHGQVPSTQKTLVSLPGIGRYTAAAIQAFAFNQASMVIETNIRTVFIYHFFPKQKQVSDQEIITLINQTVDKKNPREWYWALMDYGAIMKSLIGNSSQQSKHYTKQSKFVGSNRQIRGQIVRLLIANPMVLEEILQKIKKPKGQITPILDKLVAEKMITIRKGKYQIVTRLE from the coding sequence ATGAAAACATTGAAAACTAAAAACATCAAGCTATTTCAAAGTTTTATTTGGAATTTTTATGCTCATTTTGGTCGGGATTTTCCTTGGCGGCAAACTACTAATCCTTATCATATTTTAGTTTCAGAAATTATGTTGCAACAAACACAAGCTAATCGGGTGATTCCTAAGTATGAAGCATTTATTAAAAATTTTCCTACTTTGGAAAAATTAGCTAATGCTGAGTTTAAAACCCTGCTCTATTATTGGCAGGGTTTGGGCTATAACCGTCGAGCTTTGTACCTTCAGCAATTAGCTCAAGCAATAATAAAAAAATATCATGGTCAAGTTCCTAGCACCCAAAAAACTTTAGTGAGTTTACCCGGGATTGGCAGATACACAGCAGCAGCTATACAAGCTTTTGCTTTTAATCAGGCAAGTATGGTAATAGAAACTAATATTCGGACAGTTTTTATTTACCATTTTTTTCCAAAGCAAAAACAAGTTTCTGATCAGGAAATTATTACTTTAATTAATCAAACTGTAGACAAGAAGAACCCTAGAGAGTGGTATTGGGCTTTGATGGACTATGGAGCTATTATGAAAAGTCTCATTGGTAATAGCTCCCAGCAAAGCAAACACTACACTAAACAAAGTAAATTTGTTGGCTCAAATCGGCAAATCAGAGGTCAAATTGTACGTTTGCTAATTGCAAACCCCATGGTTTTAGAAGAAATTTTACAGAAAATCAAAAAACCAAAAGGTCAAATAACGCCTATTTTAGACAAATTAGTAGCTGAAAAAATGATAACTATCAGAAAGGGAAAATATCAAATTGTTACCCGGCTTGAGTAG
- a CDS encoding efflux RND transporter periplasmic adaptor subunit, which yields MKLPIPKLCKRRWFQFLAILILILGGYFYYQSHRVSQESLKTFTIKPRDLQQTVTASGTVTATNQVSLKFQAGGYITWVGVKEGDQVEQWQAIASVNQDDLAKRLKKSLLTQTSTRNNFEDTIVDYDYGISSVNNYDIQTRGDEDLVIKRALENNQISLDLATLDVEIADLARQYANLYTPIAGIVTKATDEHAGVNASAATTEYVVTDPNSLRFSAEVEELDIASIQVGMPATISLDAFSDEEVKSTVSSISFTPTQTLSGNTAYIAYLPLQSDSRFRLEMNGDVEFLIKEKKNVLAVPIEAVIEKDNKKTVTILLPDNKRQEVEITTGIETDDYYEITKGLSEGSTVILP from the coding sequence ATGAAATTACCAATTCCAAAATTATGTAAGCGTCGTTGGTTTCAGTTTTTAGCAATTCTTATTCTCATTTTAGGTGGATATTTTTACTACCAAAGTCATCGAGTTTCTCAAGAAAGTTTAAAAACATTTACCATTAAACCTCGAGATCTACAACAAACCGTAACTGCTTCCGGTACAGTCACTGCTACTAATCAGGTTTCTTTGAAGTTTCAAGCTGGTGGTTACATCACCTGGGTCGGCGTTAAAGAAGGGGATCAGGTCGAACAATGGCAAGCTATTGCTTCAGTCAATCAGGATGACTTAGCTAAACGTCTTAAAAAATCATTACTTACCCAAACGAGTACTCGAAACAATTTTGAAGACACCATTGTTGATTATGATTATGGTATTAGCTCGGTCAATAATTATGATATTCAAACTAGAGGCGATGAGGATTTAGTGATAAAACGAGCTTTGGAAAACAATCAAATCAGTCTTGATTTAGCTACTTTGGATGTAGAAATAGCTGATCTGGCTCGTCAATATGCTAATTTATACACTCCTATTGCCGGAATCGTTACCAAAGCTACTGATGAACATGCTGGTGTTAATGCTTCAGCTGCAACAACAGAATATGTTGTCACCGATCCGAATAGTTTGCGATTTTCAGCTGAAGTCGAAGAATTAGATATCGCCAGTATTCAAGTTGGTATGCCTGCTACCATTTCTTTAGATGCTTTTAGCGACGAAGAAGTAAAAAGCACGGTTAGCAGTATTTCCTTTACTCCTACACAAACCCTAAGTGGCAATACCGCTTACATTGCTTATCTACCCTTACAATCAGATAGCCGCTTTCGCTTGGAAATGAATGGTGATGTGGAGTTTTTAATTAAAGAGAAAAAGAATGTTTTAGCTGTTCCTATTGAAGCAGTCATTGAAAAAGACAATAAAAAAACTGTTACCATACTACTACCAGACAACAAGCGCCAGGAAGTGGAAATTACTACCGGCATTGAAACCGATGACTACTATGAAATAACTAAAGGATTGAGTGAAGGTAGTACGGTTATTCTTCCCTAA
- the truB gene encoding tRNA pseudouridine(55) synthase TruB, whose amino-acid sequence MKKLHGIIAVYKTKGPSSFAVISDLRKITGEKKIGHAGTLDPLASGILVVGIGQEATKKLDQEVAKEKEYKATFHLGYESTTDDDEGVKTAIDPNFQPNIADIQKALTSFIGEIIQIPPVYSAVKIKGQPAYKLARNGKKVPIRPRIVDVKVIEILSYAWPELRLKITTGPGVYIRSIARDLGKKLKVGAYVSELERKRVGEFTKEKAIFLPEKTMKKLLKQRTEQGINDGHNKTK is encoded by the coding sequence ATGAAAAAATTACATGGGATTATAGCTGTCTACAAAACTAAAGGTCCAAGCTCATTTGCTGTTATTTCTGATTTACGAAAAATAACTGGTGAGAAAAAAATTGGTCATGCTGGAACTTTAGATCCTTTAGCTTCGGGAATTTTGGTGGTTGGGATTGGTCAGGAAGCGACTAAAAAACTAGACCAGGAAGTGGCTAAGGAAAAAGAATATAAAGCTACCTTTCACCTTGGTTATGAAAGCACTACTGACGATGACGAAGGAGTTAAAACAGCTATTGATCCAAATTTTCAGCCTAATATTGCTGATATTCAAAAAGCTTTGACTTCATTTATTGGTGAAATTATTCAAATTCCTCCGGTATATAGTGCAGTCAAGATCAAAGGCCAACCAGCGTATAAACTGGCTAGAAATGGCAAAAAAGTTCCAATCAGACCTCGGATTGTTGATGTTAAAGTTATCGAAATACTTAGCTATGCTTGGCCAGAATTACGACTCAAAATTACTACCGGGCCTGGTGTCTATATCCGTTCAATTGCCCGAGATTTAGGCAAAAAATTAAAAGTTGGAGCATATGTTTCGGAACTTGAAAGAAAGAGAGTTGGAGAGTTTACTAAGGAAAAGGCAATTTTTTTACCAGAAAAAACTATGAAAAAATTACTTAAGCAAAGAACCGAGCAGGGAATTAATGACGGACACAACAAAACTAAATAA
- a CDS encoding FtsX-like permease family protein yields the protein MIDIDETFDIAFRSLLRNKLRSVLTMLGIIIGVASVIMLISIGAGLQSYVTQQFESLGSNLIYVIPGDIESGSPGSSFRQTLSMKDVRLIKRISYPIRDVIGNISVYAKVKYKENEETVEVNGFSGDGLKTMNYKAEKGRILNEADDTKRARVAIIGVDVEEKLFENINPVGKNILLGSTKYKVVGVYESKGGGGGFGGASLDNQVLIPLSTGQRQFNQDKLSAITVSVASKDEIENAKQKIEDQLLKSHEDDEFSVMGQEDLLKTINQILGVITAGLGGIAAISLLVGGIGIMNIMFVTVTERTKEIGLRKALGARPIDILIQFLIESIVVSIVGGTIGIITAIGGSMVLNRFFTSEVTPFSVLLAFGFSSFIGIVFGVIPAYRASKLDPIRALRYE from the coding sequence ATGATTGATATTGATGAAACTTTCGATATCGCTTTCAGATCGCTTTTGCGTAATAAGCTGCGCTCGGTTTTAACCATGTTAGGTATTATTATTGGTGTAGCCTCGGTGATTATGCTGATTTCCATTGGAGCTGGCTTACAAAGTTACGTGACTCAGCAGTTTGAAAGCTTGGGCTCAAATTTGATCTATGTTATCCCTGGTGATATTGAAAGTGGTAGTCCTGGCTCGAGTTTTCGTCAAACCTTATCTATGAAAGATGTCCGCTTAATTAAGCGAATTAGCTATCCAATTCGAGATGTAATTGGTAATATTTCTGTCTACGCCAAGGTTAAATATAAAGAAAATGAGGAAACGGTCGAGGTTAATGGTTTTAGTGGTGATGGTTTAAAAACCATGAATTATAAAGCTGAAAAAGGTCGGATTTTAAATGAAGCTGATGATACTAAACGAGCTCGAGTTGCTATTATTGGAGTTGATGTCGAAGAAAAGTTGTTTGAAAATATCAATCCGGTTGGTAAAAATATTTTACTCGGCTCAACTAAGTACAAAGTAGTCGGAGTCTATGAAAGCAAAGGTGGAGGCGGAGGATTTGGCGGAGCAAGTCTTGATAATCAGGTCTTGATTCCTTTAAGCACTGGTCAACGACAATTTAACCAAGATAAATTGAGCGCTATCACCGTCAGTGTGGCTAGCAAAGATGAAATTGAAAATGCTAAGCAAAAAATTGAAGACCAACTTTTGAAATCTCATGAAGATGATGAATTTAGCGTTATGGGCCAAGAAGATTTGCTCAAAACTATCAATCAAATTTTGGGTGTGATTACAGCTGGGCTGGGTGGTATTGCCGCTATTTCTCTTTTAGTTGGCGGCATTGGCATCATGAATATCATGTTTGTCACCGTCACCGAGAGAACTAAAGAGATTGGACTTCGTAAAGCTTTAGGCGCTAGACCAATTGATATTTTGATTCAATTTTTGATTGAATCAATTGTGGTCAGTATTGTCGGTGGTACTATTGGAATTATCACTGCTATCGGCGGATCTATGGTTTTAAATAGATTTTTTACCTCAGAAGTCACTCCGTTTTCAGTTCTTTTAGCTTTTGGGTTTTCGTCATTTATTGGCATTGTTTTTGGTGTCATTCCCGCTTACCGAGCTTCTAAACTTGACCCCATCAGGGCTTTGCGCTATGAATAA
- a CDS encoding ABC transporter ATP-binding protein, whose amino-acid sequence MASKKAILQIKNISKFYELDGITVKALEDVSLEIYKNDFAAIIGPSGSGKSTLMHLIGALDTPTKGVIKIEGKDIASMTETQLARIRNEKIGFVFQQFNLLAKTSALENVALPLLYTGNMSQGQRLEKAKHMLEKVGLGDRLKNHPNQLSGGQQQRVAIARALINNPSILLADEPTGNLDTKTGKDVMTMLKQLNKDGQTIILVTHDMSVAKQARRQIMIKDGEIVKRL is encoded by the coding sequence ATGGCTAGCAAAAAAGCAATTCTCCAGATTAAAAACATATCTAAGTTTTATGAGCTTGATGGTATTACAGTTAAGGCTTTGGAAGATGTCAGTTTAGAAATTTATAAAAATGATTTTGCAGCTATTATTGGCCCATCTGGCTCTGGTAAATCAACGCTAATGCACTTGATTGGAGCGCTTGATACTCCAACCAAAGGTGTTATCAAAATTGAAGGTAAAGATATAGCTTCCATGACTGAAACTCAATTGGCTCGGATTCGCAATGAAAAAATAGGCTTCGTCTTTCAGCAGTTTAACTTACTAGCTAAAACTTCGGCTTTAGAAAATGTAGCCCTGCCGCTTTTATACACTGGCAACATGTCTCAAGGTCAACGCTTGGAAAAGGCTAAACACATGCTAGAAAAAGTTGGTCTAGGAGACCGATTAAAAAATCATCCTAACCAATTATCTGGCGGGCAGCAGCAACGGGTCGCTATTGCCAGGGCTTTAATTAATAACCCCAGTATTCTACTTGCTGATGAACCAACCGGAAACCTGGACACTAAAACTGGCAAAGATGTAATGACCATGCTAAAACAATTAAATAAGGATGGCCAAACCATTATTTTAGTCACTCATGATATGTCGGTAGCTAAACAAGCCCGCAGACAAATCATGATTAAAGATGGTGAGATTGTAAAAAGATTGTAA